The following coding sequences are from one Acidobacteriota bacterium window:
- a CDS encoding type II toxin-antitoxin system VapC family toxin — translation MKAVYLETSALLSWLLGEARAPEVARAIDEAEMVVSSVLTLVEAERALVRAETRNVLNAGDTERLRGLLSRSRTGWTLMEISADVRARACRFFPVEPLRTLDAVHLATALLFLQAFPSLKLLSCDRRLLRNASALGIEPALP, via the coding sequence GTGAAGGCGGTCTATCTGGAAACCTCGGCGCTGCTCTCCTGGCTCCTGGGAGAGGCGCGCGCGCCTGAGGTGGCGCGGGCAATTGATGAAGCGGAAATGGTGGTTTCCTCCGTCCTGACCCTGGTGGAAGCCGAACGGGCCCTGGTGCGGGCGGAAACCCGGAATGTCCTGAATGCCGGCGACACCGAAAGGCTGAGGGGGCTCCTGTCCCGGAGCCGGACCGGGTGGACCTTGATGGAAATCTCCGCCGACGTGCGCGCCCGCGCCTGCCGGTTTTTTCCGGTCGAACCGCTTCGCACCCTCGATGCGGTGCACCTGGCCACCGCCCTGCTGTTCCTGCAGGCTTTTCCTTCCCTGAAGCTGCTCAGCTGCGACCGGCGACTGCTTCGGAACGCCAGCGCGCTGGGGATCGAACCCGCGCTCCCATGA
- a CDS encoding HlyD family efflux transporter periplasmic adaptor subunit, translating to MRIRVKVGAGRCIPAMVGIVAVAALLVGFAIGKKDPEPVTLKLSGNIELQQVDIAFKTSGMIAELRTDEGRDVRRGQLIARLSSDELMRLFERESAAVTEAQALEGQAEAALQYQRRSYAAGLAARRAALAAAEAHLRELEAGAREEEIAEARSAVSAAAAENENARKNRERAEKLLLQDDISVQQHDQYRFRAESAAAALEQAGQRLALVLAGARAETIAAQRERVSGARAELAAAEAARFEISRREKEISARRAEVERTRAQARVIEAQLRDTVVVSPVDGVVLVKAADVGEVVAPGTTVVTIGVIDRPWLRAYVSETQLGLVKLGQPVWVTSDSYPGKRYRGRVSFIASAAEFTPKQIQTEQERVKLVYRIKIDVDNRERELKLNMPVDAEIVLPAE from the coding sequence ATGCGCATACGGGTGAAGGTGGGGGCCGGGAGATGCATCCCCGCGATGGTGGGCATCGTCGCGGTGGCCGCCCTGCTCGTCGGCTTCGCCATCGGCAAAAAGGATCCGGAACCGGTCACGCTGAAGCTTTCGGGCAACATCGAACTGCAGCAGGTCGACATCGCCTTCAAGACCTCAGGGATGATCGCGGAGCTGCGCACGGACGAAGGGCGCGATGTCCGCAGGGGCCAGCTCATCGCCCGCCTCTCGAGCGACGAGCTGATGCGGCTGTTCGAGCGCGAGTCCGCTGCCGTCACCGAGGCGCAGGCGCTCGAGGGGCAGGCCGAGGCCGCCCTGCAATACCAGCGCAGGAGCTATGCCGCCGGCCTTGCCGCGCGCCGGGCGGCGCTGGCGGCGGCGGAGGCCCATCTGCGGGAACTCGAGGCGGGCGCGCGAGAAGAGGAGATTGCAGAAGCCCGCTCGGCGGTGAGCGCGGCCGCGGCGGAAAACGAAAACGCCCGGAAAAACCGGGAGCGGGCCGAGAAGCTCCTTCTGCAGGATGACATTTCGGTGCAGCAGCACGATCAGTACCGCTTCCGGGCCGAATCGGCCGCGGCAGCCCTGGAGCAGGCCGGGCAGCGCCTGGCGCTCGTGCTGGCCGGCGCCCGGGCGGAGACCATCGCGGCCCAGCGCGAGCGGGTGTCCGGCGCCCGGGCGGAACTCGCCGCGGCGGAAGCCGCCCGTTTTGAAATCAGCCGGCGCGAGAAAGAGATCTCCGCGCGCCGGGCCGAGGTGGAGCGGACGCGCGCCCAGGCTCGAGTGATCGAAGCCCAGCTCAGGGATACGGTGGTCGTATCCCCCGTCGATGGTGTGGTCCTGGTCAAGGCGGCCGACGTGGGGGAGGTGGTGGCGCCCGGGACGACCGTGGTGACCATAGGCGTGATCGACCGCCCCTGGCTGCGCGCCTATGTTTCGGAGACCCAGCTGGGGCTCGTGAAGCTGGGCCAGCCGGTGTGGGTTACATCGGATTCCTACCCGGGCAAGCGCTACCGGGGGAGGGTGAGTTTCATCGCCTCGGCCGCCGAATTCACCCCCAAGCAGATCCAGACGGAGCAGGAGCGGGTCAAGCTCGTCTACCGCATCAAGATCGACGTAGACAACCGGGAGCGAGAGCTCAAGCTCAATATGCCCGTCGACGCCGAGATCGTGCTTCCGGCCGAATGA
- a CDS encoding ThiF family adenylyltransferase, whose amino-acid sequence MANPEFNYEQAFSRNIGWVTPGELLQLRGKRVAIAGLGGVGGSHLLTLARLGVGNFNIADFDVFNLVNFNRQAGANMDTIGRRKTEVLSEMVRAVNPGISLKVFDQGITEQNMDGFLEEVDLYIDGLDFFAFKARSAVFASCAEKGIPAITAAPLGMGAAVLTFLPRGMTFEEYFRWEGCSEDEMALRFVLGLSPRLLQRKYLVDPGALDLKARKGPSTPMACDICAGMAATEALKVLLQRGRLLAAPHGLQFDPYKNKLVHTWRPWGNRNPIQRLMIGIASRQFSRMQS is encoded by the coding sequence ATGGCAAATCCCGAATTCAACTACGAGCAGGCTTTTTCCCGGAACATCGGGTGGGTGACCCCCGGGGAACTGCTGCAACTGAGGGGCAAACGGGTCGCCATCGCGGGGCTTGGCGGGGTGGGGGGCTCCCACCTCCTGACCCTGGCTCGGCTGGGAGTGGGGAACTTTAACATCGCCGATTTCGATGTTTTCAACCTCGTCAACTTCAACCGCCAGGCCGGGGCCAATATGGACACCATCGGTCGGCGGAAGACCGAGGTTCTCTCGGAGATGGTGCGGGCGGTCAACCCGGGAATCTCGCTGAAGGTGTTCGATCAGGGAATCACCGAACAGAATATGGACGGGTTTCTGGAGGAGGTGGACCTCTATATTGACGGACTCGACTTTTTTGCCTTCAAGGCCCGAAGCGCCGTCTTCGCCTCCTGCGCGGAGAAGGGTATTCCCGCGATAACGGCCGCGCCCCTGGGAATGGGGGCGGCCGTACTCACTTTTCTGCCGAGAGGCATGACGTTCGAGGAATATTTCCGCTGGGAGGGCTGTTCCGAGGATGAGATGGCGTTGCGCTTCGTCCTGGGCCTGTCGCCCCGGCTCCTGCAGCGGAAATACCTTGTGGATCCCGGTGCCCTGGATCTCAAGGCCCGCAAGGGGCCTTCAACCCCCATGGCCTGCGATATCTGCGCCGGCATGGCCGCAACGGAAGCACTCAAGGTGCTTTTGCAGCGGGGGCGGTTGTTGGCTGCCCCGCACGGGCTGCAGTTCGATCCCTACAAAAACAAGCTGGTCCACACCTGGCGGCCATGGGGGAACCGGAATCCTATTCAACGCCTTATGATAGGCATTGCCTCGCGGCAGTTTTCCAGGATGCAGTCGTAA
- a CDS encoding class I SAM-dependent methyltransferase — MPTGKSIDEIAAAYDSPPLWYDVRGFLILTFAYNSTLGRQIRFFGPNFGSKHIEIACGTGTLLELILRWRKRKGLPDVEIVGVDYAEPMLAGARRRFARQANIELCHADAAILPYPDNHFDTANIANAVHCFPDVDGALRDIHRVLKPKGTLAANVLLYPRGNGPFDRVANRINRWGTRKGILHTPYHKDDIRERIAKAGFGIVSEDVSGNCYELKARKTP, encoded by the coding sequence ATGCCCACCGGAAAATCGATCGACGAAATCGCCGCCGCCTATGATTCCCCGCCGCTATGGTATGATGTGCGCGGTTTTCTCATTCTCACCTTCGCTTACAACAGCACCCTCGGGCGCCAGATCCGCTTCTTCGGCCCTAATTTCGGGTCGAAGCACATCGAAATCGCCTGCGGAACCGGGACCCTGCTGGAACTGATCCTGCGCTGGAGAAAGCGCAAGGGCCTGCCTGACGTCGAGATCGTTGGGGTGGATTACGCCGAGCCGATGCTGGCCGGCGCCAGGCGGCGTTTCGCCAGACAGGCGAATATTGAGCTATGCCATGCGGACGCCGCCATCCTTCCCTACCCGGACAACCACTTCGACACGGCCAATATCGCCAATGCCGTTCATTGTTTTCCCGATGTCGACGGGGCTCTGCGTGACATCCATCGGGTCCTGAAACCCAAGGGCACCCTCGCGGCCAACGTGCTGCTTTATCCCCGCGGGAATGGTCCATTCGACCGGGTCGCCAACCGCATCAATCGCTGGGGGACCCGGAAGGGCATTCTCCATACCCCCTATCATAAAGATGATATCAGGGAACGGATCGCAAAAGCGGGATTTGGAATCGTCTCGGAGGATGTTTCGGGTAACTGTTACGAACTCAAGGCCCGGAAAACCCCGTAA
- the pepA gene encoding flocculation-associated PEP-CTERM protein PepA, producing the protein MSGEVGFRFKGDPQGCDSNQSWGTKKMTKSNFRSFGMLVVAAMALLLLPVAANAEYLDFWVNESAVPGVPDDQGFVADAFNGVYSEILTFDGLGGFSATLIAQWRGYDFNEGLDPVPAPVYLAGSALIPEQYGMYTVYTATGNITDLGGGEFRFTTTTGAAEIWVDPNSDTGLGMAALPATGGLYPSLSINTDDELVLSASDIYFEDNTMRPGVGGFFDIRFFEPTIEAFGQEYWPTLFGINFLAATVDGDFNEFDPTAAQSITMGGDLSANFTVVPEPSTLVLFGLGLIGTAVAIRRKR; encoded by the coding sequence ATGTCGGGCGAGGTTGGCTTTAGGTTCAAAGGCGACCCGCAGGGATGTGACAGCAATCAATCATGGGGGACTAAGAAAATGACAAAATCCAATTTCCGGAGTTTCGGAATGCTGGTAGTGGCGGCGATGGCATTGCTCCTGCTGCCGGTGGCCGCAAACGCGGAATATCTTGATTTCTGGGTCAATGAGAGTGCCGTTCCCGGCGTTCCCGATGATCAGGGATTTGTGGCAGACGCATTTAATGGCGTGTATTCGGAAATCCTTACCTTTGATGGCTTAGGAGGATTTTCCGCCACTCTGATCGCCCAATGGAGGGGATATGATTTTAATGAGGGACTTGACCCTGTCCCTGCCCCAGTCTACCTGGCCGGCTCAGCACTCATTCCTGAGCAGTACGGCATGTACACCGTCTACACGGCGACCGGAAATATCACTGATTTGGGCGGCGGCGAATTCAGATTCACTACAACCACAGGTGCCGCAGAAATCTGGGTGGATCCGAACTCAGATACAGGTCTCGGTATGGCCGCCCTCCCAGCAACAGGCGGGCTTTATCCGTCGCTCTCGATTAATACCGATGACGAGCTGGTTCTTTCTGCCTCGGATATCTATTTCGAAGATAATACCATGAGGCCCGGAGTCGGCGGCTTCTTCGACATCAGATTTTTCGAACCAACCATCGAGGCTTTCGGTCAGGAGTATTGGCCGACGCTGTTTGGGATCAACTTCCTCGCGGCAACTGTTGACGGCGACTTTAATGAGTTCGATCCGACAGCAGCCCAGAGCATAACAATGGGCGGTGACCTGAGCGCCAACTTCACCGTTGTTCCCGAGCCGTCCACGCTGGTCCTGTTCGGCCTTGGGTTGATCGGAACCGCGGTGGCCATCCGTCGGAAACGGTAA
- a CDS encoding ABC transporter permease: protein MYGRIWEILRKEFLQLFRDPRMRIVLLGPPVVELIIFGYAVTLDIEKSRIAWLDLDKTVESREPQSRFEGSSYFQVQQMTESFDDVRDAIDREEMTAAVHILPGFGQDIRKGKHSSVQVIVDGTNSNTATIVSAYAGEIIERFGNDMRAESQTAAVPKLNVESRIWFNPNLRSRDFFIPGVLVNIITYVTLMLTAMSIVREKEMGTLEQLMVTPIRPVELVIGKLLPYAAIGMFDVCLITAAALIVFQTPFQGSFILLLFSALLFLLATLGIGLFISTVSQNQQQALIGSFFFLLPAILLSGFAFPIHSMPAPMQLITYLNPLRYFTEIVRGIFLKGSSLHHLWPSLTALAAIGCAILALSATRFRKKMD, encoded by the coding sequence ATGTATGGGCGAATCTGGGAAATTTTGCGCAAGGAATTCCTCCAGCTGTTCCGGGACCCCCGCATGCGGATCGTGCTTCTGGGGCCGCCCGTCGTCGAACTGATCATTTTCGGATACGCCGTCACCCTGGATATCGAAAAAAGCCGTATCGCCTGGCTCGATTTGGACAAAACGGTGGAAAGCCGGGAACCGCAGTCCCGTTTCGAGGGATCGAGTTATTTCCAGGTCCAGCAGATGACGGAATCGTTCGACGACGTGCGGGACGCCATCGACAGGGAGGAGATGACGGCCGCAGTCCATATCCTCCCGGGCTTCGGTCAGGATATCCGGAAGGGGAAACACTCATCCGTGCAGGTCATAGTCGATGGGACGAACTCCAATACGGCGACCATAGTATCCGCATACGCCGGGGAGATCATTGAGCGGTTCGGTAACGACATGAGAGCCGAATCGCAAACAGCCGCAGTCCCAAAGCTTAATGTTGAAAGCCGGATCTGGTTCAACCCGAATCTCAGAAGCCGCGATTTTTTCATTCCCGGGGTCCTGGTCAACATCATTACCTATGTCACCCTGATGCTGACAGCCATGAGCATCGTGCGGGAAAAGGAGATGGGGACGCTCGAACAGCTTATGGTCACTCCGATACGGCCGGTCGAACTCGTAATCGGCAAACTCCTTCCATATGCGGCCATCGGCATGTTCGACGTCTGTCTGATCACCGCCGCGGCGCTGATTGTCTTTCAGACCCCGTTTCAGGGCAGCTTTATCCTCTTGCTTTTCAGCGCTTTGCTCTTCCTCCTGGCAACATTGGGCATAGGCCTCTTCATTTCCACGGTATCCCAGAATCAACAGCAGGCCCTGATCGGCTCCTTCTTCTTTCTTCTCCCCGCCATTCTGCTCAGCGGATTCGCCTTCCCCATCCACAGCATGCCGGCACCCATGCAGCTCATCACCTACCTGAACCCGCTGCGTTATTTCACGGAAATCGTGCGCGGAATCTTCCTCAAAGGTAGCAGCCTACACCACTTATGGCCGTCCCTGACAGCGCTGGCCGCGATCGGCTGCGCGATTCTGGCCCTCAGCGCCACCCGGTTCCGCAAGAAGATGGATTGA
- a CDS encoding ABC transporter permease — translation MNFARVKAVARKEGLHILRDPRSLVMAILLPFLMILLFGYGLTLDVDRIPTSIYDADNSAESRAIISRFEGSHYFRIVDVAGDYGHIQDSINRGRAMFGLVIPRQYSRDLLAGKEPQIQILLDGSDSNTASVALSYARTLFGESAEDIASGALNRSSGVKETPSIEARIRIWYNSGMRSQNFIIPGLIAIILMIIATLLTSLTISREWESGTMEQLLSTPLRPAELILGKMSAYFILGALDTVLVIIAGVTVFHVPFRGSLLFLALTSGIFLTGVLCWGILLSTIAKSQLLSYQLGALTSFLPAILLSGFIFSIENMPPAIQTLSYLIPSRYFVTILKGIFLRGIGIEVLWVEVGLLLVFAVIVFLLARNRLRREVV, via the coding sequence ATGAACTTTGCCCGCGTAAAAGCCGTGGCCCGCAAGGAAGGTCTCCATATCCTCAGGGATCCCCGCAGCCTCGTCATGGCCATCCTCCTCCCTTTCCTCATGATCCTCCTGTTTGGATACGGCCTGACCCTTGACGTTGACCGGATCCCCACCAGCATCTATGACGCGGACAACAGCGCCGAAAGCCGCGCCATCATCTCGCGATTCGAGGGGAGCCACTATTTTCGCATCGTCGATGTTGCCGGGGATTATGGCCACATTCAGGACAGCATCAACAGGGGCAGGGCCATGTTTGGGCTGGTCATTCCCCGTCAATATTCCCGTGACCTCCTGGCCGGGAAGGAACCTCAAATCCAGATCCTTCTGGATGGGAGCGACTCCAACACGGCCTCGGTCGCGCTCAGTTACGCCAGGACCCTTTTCGGGGAATCGGCCGAAGATATTGCCAGCGGGGCATTGAACCGCAGCTCCGGGGTCAAGGAAACGCCTTCGATAGAAGCCCGGATCCGGATCTGGTACAACAGCGGGATGAGATCGCAGAACTTCATCATCCCGGGGCTGATCGCCATCATCCTCATGATCATCGCCACCCTTCTGACATCGCTCACCATCTCACGCGAATGGGAATCGGGAACGATGGAACAACTGCTTTCCACGCCCCTGCGCCCGGCGGAATTGATTTTGGGCAAGATGTCGGCCTATTTCATCCTTGGCGCTCTGGATACGGTTCTGGTGATCATTGCCGGAGTAACCGTTTTCCATGTTCCCTTTCGCGGCAGTCTGCTTTTTCTGGCCCTGACAAGCGGCATCTTTCTCACGGGAGTCCTCTGCTGGGGGATCCTGCTCTCCACCATCGCCAAATCCCAGCTGCTGTCCTATCAACTCGGAGCCCTGACCTCATTCCTGCCCGCCATATTACTTTCCGGTTTCATCTTCTCAATCGAAAACATGCCCCCGGCCATCCAAACCCTCTCTTACCTCATACCCTCCCGATATTTTGTCACCATTTTGAAGGGCATCTTCCTGCGCGGCATAGGCATCGAGGTGCTCTGGGTCGAGGTGGGACTGCTCCTGGTTTTTGCCGTCATCGTTTTTCTGCTCGCCCGAAACCGATTGCGCCGGGAGGTGGTCTGA
- a CDS encoding PEP-CTERM/exosortase system-associated acyltransferase has translation MAQPVAAASGFLSQAPYPTPSHPLNQWFEVIAADTPELREKAYRLRYQVYCREKQFETPEEHPCELEQDLYDSRALHSLVVDRTSGAATGTVRLILPDPETPCDSFPIQHVCRHPLPSLSSGSKAAEISRFAISKKIRRMAEQSLVPVPASADDNPVATARAMKCSLTLLLMREIVRMSRENGVTDWFAVMEPALLRLLSRFGIHFNPVGPQVEYHGLRQPCYAKAEELLERMREEQYDVWSFITGSSGAMIEA, from the coding sequence ATGGCCCAACCCGTGGCAGCCGCAAGCGGTTTTCTGTCTCAAGCCCCGTATCCGACTCCGTCGCACCCCCTCAACCAATGGTTCGAGGTTATCGCCGCGGATACGCCTGAACTCCGGGAAAAAGCCTACCGCCTGCGCTACCAGGTCTACTGCCGGGAAAAGCAGTTCGAGACCCCCGAGGAACACCCCTGCGAACTGGAGCAGGACCTGTACGACTCCCGCGCGCTGCACAGCCTGGTGGTCGACCGCACGAGCGGCGCCGCCACCGGCACCGTCAGGCTGATCCTCCCCGACCCCGAAACCCCCTGCGACAGCTTCCCGATCCAGCACGTCTGCCGCCACCCGCTCCCTTCCCTCTCATCTGGCAGCAAGGCGGCGGAAATCTCACGCTTCGCCATTTCCAAGAAGATCCGGAGGATGGCCGAACAGTCCCTGGTCCCGGTCCCCGCCTCGGCTGATGACAACCCGGTGGCGACCGCCAGGGCCATGAAGTGCTCCCTGACCCTCCTCCTGATGCGCGAAATCGTCCGGATGAGCCGCGAAAACGGGGTCACCGACTGGTTCGCCGTCATGGAACCCGCCCTCCTCCGCCTCCTCTCCCGCTTCGGCATTCACTTCAATCCGGTGGGTCCCCAGGTCGAATACCACGGCCTGCGCCAACCGTGCTACGCCAAGGCCGAAGAGCTCCTGGAAAGGATGCGGGAGGAGCAATACGATGTCTGGAGTTTCATTACCGGATCGAGCGGGGCAATGATCGAAGCATAG
- a CDS encoding PEP-CTERM/exosortase system-associated acyltransferase: protein MAESPSLFEYIKVPPGDPLLLEVFRLRYKVYVEEWGFERSEDHPGGMERDAYDDHSVHFVVRRTGEEHVIGTVRMIVNSECGFPIEKHCTLERDLSVMNREGFGEISRLAISKEYRRRTTDSVYRDREPLTPELFRRMYGGQRRLENDIVLGLYRGICMESLERGNEYLLAVMARGLVTLLRRVGIVFDAIGPEQNYHGLRAPYLGRVETMLEELSRRNPGLYARFMG, encoded by the coding sequence GTGGCCGAAAGCCCCAGCCTCTTCGAATACATCAAGGTGCCCCCGGGGGATCCCCTGCTGCTGGAGGTGTTCCGGCTGCGCTACAAGGTGTACGTCGAGGAGTGGGGGTTCGAGCGGAGCGAGGACCACCCTGGGGGGATGGAGCGGGACGCCTACGACGATCATTCCGTGCATTTCGTCGTGCGCCGGACGGGGGAGGAGCACGTCATCGGCACCGTCCGGATGATCGTCAACTCCGAATGCGGTTTTCCGATCGAAAAACACTGCACCCTCGAGCGGGACCTCTCGGTCATGAACCGGGAAGGCTTTGGCGAGATTTCGCGCCTGGCCATCAGCAAGGAGTACCGCCGCCGCACGACCGACTCCGTCTACCGCGACAGGGAGCCGCTCACTCCCGAGCTGTTCCGGCGGATGTACGGCGGCCAGCGCCGGCTCGAGAACGACATCGTCCTGGGCCTCTACCGCGGCATCTGCATGGAAAGCCTCGAGCGGGGGAACGAATACCTCCTGGCCGTCATGGCCCGGGGCCTGGTCACGCTCCTGCGCCGGGTGGGCATCGTCTTCGACGCCATCGGGCCGGAGCAGAACTACCACGGCCTGCGCGCCCCCTACCTGGGCCGGGTCGAGACGATGCTCGAGGAACTCTCCCGCCGCAATCCCGGCCTCTACGCCCGCTTCATGGGATAG